In Rutidosis leptorrhynchoides isolate AG116_Rl617_1_P2 chromosome 2, CSIRO_AGI_Rlap_v1, whole genome shotgun sequence, one genomic interval encodes:
- the LOC139892050 gene encoding serine/threonine-protein kinase EDR1-like, translating to MEKKKGMKNIFKKLHIGSSSSNSSSNQNDPNRSSTDSSSPNVTADHRVPSSTSAGQIAVQSPSSVATPASPTVNVPATRQQDYYSSEEEYQVQLALALSVSNSESRGGSESDSDQIRAAKLLSLGKQSNSNNNNTNINNNNYNNYNHVVAVDKSGDAVVADKLSRQYWDYGLLDYEEKVVDGFYDIYGNSTEMASQGKIPSLSDLETDPGTSGFEVIIVNKTVDPALEELLQVAHCIGLDCPPAEINLLVQRLAELVTEQMGGPVKDANVILEKWIERSTELRTSLHTSIYPIGSLRVGLLRHRALLFKVLAESVGITCRLVKGGHYTGGEDDAVNIIKLDNESEFLIDLMAAPGTLIPAEIFSSKDSSLKSYMPKSSKLQDVHSTKDSGAMLNKTNDGSSQNLEPLISMTNTGATGIGLSQSGKQMLPSSQLDHIPSSAIGSSLYKGGRGPNPVGGGSRMNVNIVPYTQNNVEDDKNLFTDLNPFKIKGSGKALMQNNSVENKNERAKINQVPGRPPVPLMWKNRHAMNEIPGKKQHDYINYRETNDSSVAESSKIHSDSVTSKVNNATGSSNTAELEAAWAEWKTYRLSLEVVGTNSNAVPRNNRLDHEKVYENNASSGQDVRKTSEDHVNSNNPKLTVPESSSSSAYAFPPQIDPVIDDVGDCEIPWEDLVIGERIGLGSYGEVYHADWNGTEVAVKKFLDQDFSGAALAEFKREVRIMQRLRHPNIVLFMGAVTRPPNLSIISEFLPRGSLYRIIHRPQCQIDEKRRIKMALDVAKGMYCLHSSVPTIVHRDLKSPNLLVDEDWNVKVCDFGLSRLKHNTFLSSKSTAGTPEWMAPEVLRNENSNEKCDVYSFGVILWELATLRLPWSGMNPMQVVGAVGFQNRRLDIPKDLDPLVGRIIWECWQTDPNLRPSFQQLTTALKPLQRLAASPQTDQPIET from the exons ATGGAGAAGAAAAAAGGCATGAAAAACATCTTCAAAAAGCTTCATATAggtagcagcagcagcaacagtagTAGTAATCAGAACGATCCTAATCGATCATCTACTGATTCATCATCGCCTAATGTTACGGCTGACCACCGAGTTCCGTCGTCAACGTCTGCCGGTCAAATCGCCGTTCAGTCACCGTCTTCAGTCGCAACTCCCGCGTCTCCGACGGTTAATGTACCGGCGACACGTCAGCAGGATTATTATTCTTCAGAAGAGGAGTATCAGGTTCAGCTAGCCCTAGCTTTAAGCGTTTCGAATTCGGAATCGAGAGGCGGAAGTGAATCCGATAGTGATCAGATCCGTGCGGCCAAGTTGTTGAGCTTAGGGAAACagtctaatagtaataataataatactaatattaataataataattataataattataatcatgttGTTGCTGTTGATAAAAGTGGTGATGCAGTAGTAGCTGATAAGTTATCTCGGCAGTATTGG GATTATGGTCTCCTTGATTATGAGGAGAAAGTAGTGGATGGTTTCTACGATATATATGGGAATTCAACAGAAATGGCATCTCAAGGGAAAATTCCCTCTTTGTCTGATCTTGAAACGGACCCTGGGACATCTGGTTTTGAAGTTATTATAGTTAACAAAACAGTTGATCCTGCCCTAGAAGAGCTGTTACAGGTAGCCCACTGTATTGGATTAGACTGCCCTCCTGCTGAGATCAATCTTTTAGTCCAGAGGCTTGCTGAACTTGTGACAGAACAAATGGGTGGACCCGTGAAGGATGCAAATGTCATTTTAGAAAAATGGATCGAAAGAAGCACGGAGTTGAGGACGTCTCTTCATACTAGTATATACCCTATTGGATCCTTAAGAGTTGGCCTGTTACGACATCGTGCTTTGCTTTTCAAG GTGCTAGCTGAAAGTGTTGGAATAACCTGTAGGCTTGTGAAGGGTGGTCACTATACTGGTGGTGAGGATGATGCAGTCAACATTATCAAATTGGATAATGAAAG CGAATTTCTGATCGATCTGATGGCAGCTCCTGGAACACTTATACCTGCAGAGATATTCAGTTCCAAGGATTCTTCCTTGAAATCATACATGCCGAAATCTAGCAAACTTCAAGATGTTCATTCAACTAAAGATTCAGGAGCAATGTTAAACAAAACAAACGACGGCAGCAGTCAAAATCTTGAACCTTTGATATCAATGACAAACACCGGTGCTACTGGTATCGGTTTGTCTCAATCCGGGAAGCAAATGTTGCCCTCTAGTCAGTTAGATCATATCCCGTCATCAGCAATTGGCAGTTCTCTTTATAAAGGAGGTCGCGGGCCCAATCCTGTTGGTGGTGGATCAAGAATGAATGTTAATATAGTACCGTATACACAGAACAATGTAGAGGATGATAAGAATCTTTTTACAGATCTCAATCCATTCAAGATCAAAGGATCCGGGAAGGCTCTGATGCAGAACAATTCTGTTGAAAATAAAAACGAGAGGGCCAAAATAAACCAAGTCCCGGGTCGACCTCCCGTGCCATTAATGTGGAAAAACCGTCACGCTATGAATGAAATTCCCGGGAAAAAACAGCATGATTATATAAACTATCGGGAAACTAATGACTCTTCAGTTGCAGAATCCTCCAAAATACATTCTGATAGTGTGACTTCAAAAGTAAATAATGCGACAGGTTCTTCAAATACTGCTGAGTTGGAAGCTGCATGGGCTGAGTGGAAAACGTATCGTTTATCTTTGGAGGTGGTAGGTACTAACAGCAATGCGGTCCCCCGGAATAATAGGTTGGACCATGAAAAAGTGTATGAAAATAACGCAAGCAGTGGGCAAGATGTTAGAAAAACCTCAGAAGATCATGTTAATTCTAACAACCCAAAGTTGACGGTACCTGAAAGCTCATCTTCATCAGCTTATGCTTTTCCGCCTCAAATTGATCCTGTAATTGATGATGTTGGAGATTGTGAAATTCCATGGGAAGATCTGGTAATAGGTGAAAGGATTGGACTAG GCTCATATGGTGAGGTTTATCATGCTGATTGGAATGGCACT GAAGTGGCAGTGAAGAAGTTTCTTGATCAGGATTTTTCAGGTGCTGCTTTAGCAGAGTTTAAGAGAGAA GTGCGCATTATGCAAAGATTACGCCATCCGAACATTGTGCTTTTTATGGGTGCTGTTACTCGTCCTCCAAACCTTTCTATTATCTCGGAATTTCTTCCCAG AGGAAGCTTATATCGGATTATTCATCGTCCACAGTGCCAAATTGATGAAAAGCGTAGAATCAAGATGGCTCTTGATGTG GCAAAAGGGATGTACTGTTTGCATTCAAGTGTTCCTACGATAGTTCACCGGGATTTAAAGTCACCAAATTTGTTGGTTGATGAAGATTGGAATGTCAAG GTGTGCGATTTTGGGTTGTCACGCTTGAAGCATAACACTTTTTTGTCATCCAAATCAACTGCAGGAACG CCTGAGTGGATGGCCCCCGAAGTTCTGCGGAATGAAAACTCAAATGAAAA ATGTGATGTGTATAGCTTTGGTGTTATACTGTGGGAACTTGCAACTCTTAGATTACCTTGGAGCGGAATGAACCCGATGCAGGTTGTCGGTGCTGTTGGCTTCCAAAATCGTCGGCTGGATATCCCCAAGGATCTTGACCCCTTGGTGGGAAGAATAATTTGGGAGTGCTGGCAAAC
- the LOC139892051 gene encoding pentatricopeptide repeat-containing protein At3g62890-like — MYTLYISIYYKNYKSKLIHPPETMTTTTEPPYHHHHHLLTNNDNPNPQITQKSLLNLLTTKCTKSLQHLKQTHALILKTNHFQDHYISGTLIKLYSLPHFNTFDSSLQVFHQVPNPNVFVWNSTMKACLDHNKFELALLIYVNMVGSDTKPNKFTYPMLFKACMVVNCVEKGIGIHCHVVKNGFMDDMYVKSAAIQMYSSFGRLIEARMVLDYGEFDVVCFNAMVDGYMKCGDDESARVLFESWTKKNVGSWNVMVTGLAKCGRVDEARKVFDEMPQRDEISWSAMIDGCNKNGRFKEALEVFRQMQKEKVELKKFVLSSVALACANIGSLDQGKWIHGYIRRKSIELDVVLGNAILDMYAKLGRLDLAWDVFETMKKREISSWNAMIGALAMHGRAKDAIELFVEMEKQRVKPDEITFVGLLNACAHGGLLDAGFGYFNRMQEVYKIEPTVNHYGCIVDLLGRVGQLAEAEELISTMPMAPSPAVWGALLGACKVHGNVDIGERIGKMLINLEPQNGGGYVLLSNIYAKAGRWEDVEKLRALMKEKGVKTITGRSTIDLNGVLHEFKIGESDHPRIREIYAMVDEMIMKLEVEGYVAKTNEVLFDIDEDEKETTLWRHSEKLAVAFGLISTSSGTPIRVTKNLRMCEDCHSAIKLVSCVYERDIVVRDRLRFHHFRNGKCSCNDFW; from the coding sequence ATGTAtacgttatatatatctatatactataAAAACTACAAATCCAAACTCATCCACCCACCGGAAACCATGACCACCACCACCGAGCCACcgtatcaccaccaccaccaccttctaACCAACAACGACAACCCAAACCCACAAATCACCCAAAAATCACTATTAAATCTACTAACCACAAAATGCACCAAATCTCTTCAACATCTCAAACAAACCCATGCTCTAATCCTCAAAACAAACCACTTTCAAGACCACTACATTTCTGGTACTTTAATCAAATTATACTCACTTCCTCATTTCAACACTTTTGATTCATCTCTACAAGTATTTCATCAAGTCCCTAATCCAAATGTTTTCGTGTGGAACTCAACTATGAAAGCTTGTTTGGACCACAATAAGTTTGAACTAGCCTTGTTGATTTATGTAAATATGGTTGGTTCCGATACGAAACCGAATAAGTTTACGTATCCGATGTTGTTTAAAGCATGTATGGTTGTAAATTGTGTTGAAAAAGGAATAGGGATTCATTGTCATGTAGTGAAAAATGGGTTTATGGATGATATGTATGTGAAAAGTGCTGCAATTCAAATGTATTCGTCGTTTGGGCGGTTAATTGAGGCAAGAATGGTACTTGATTATggtgaatttgatgttgtttgttttaatgctATGGTTGATGGGTACATGAAATGTGGAGATGATGAATCTGCTCGAGTTTTGTTTGAATCGTGGACGAAAAAGAATGTTGGATCTTGGAATGTAATGGTTACAGGGTTGGCTAAATGTGGAAGGGTTGATGAAGCTcgaaaggtgtttgatgaaatgccgcaAAGAGATGAGATTTCGTGGAGTGCTATGATTGATGGGTGTAATAAAAACGGACGTTTTAAGGAAGCGTTGGAAGTGTTTAGGCAAATGCAAAAGGAGAAAGTTGAGTTGAAAAAGTTTGTTCTTTCGAGTGTGGCTTTAGCTTGTGCAAATATAGGTTCTCTTGATCAAGGGAAATGGATTCATGGTTACATTAGGCGGAAATCGATTGAGTTGGATGTTGTTTTAGGAAACGCTATATTAGACATGTACGCGAAACTTGGACGGCTTGATTTGGCATGGGACGTTTTTGAAACGATGAAAAAGAGAGAAATTTCTTCATGGAATGCGATGATTGGAGCCCTTGCGATGCACGGTAGAGCAAAGGACGCGATTGAGCTTTTTGTAGAAATGGAAAAACAACGAGTAAAGCCCGATGAGATCACATTTGTAGGATTACTTAATGCTTGTGCTCATGGAGGTTTGCTTGATGCAGGATTTGGGTATTTCAACAGAATGCAAGAAGTTTATAAGATTGAGCCAACGGTCAACCATTACGGATGCATCGTTGACCTTTTGGGTCGAGTAGGTCAGTTAGCTGAAGCTGAGGAGCTAATTAGTACAATGCCAATGGCACCTAGTCCTGCTGTTTGGGGTGCACTTTTAGGTGCTTGTAAGGTTCATGGAAACGTTGATATAGGCGAGAGAATTGGGAAAATGTTGATCAATTTAGAGCCTCAAAACGGAGGTGGATATGTTTTATTATCAAACATTTATGCAAAAGCCGGTAGATGGGAAGACGTGGAGAAACTAAGAGCGTTAATGAAAGAAAAAGGCGTAAAGACTATTACAGGGAGAAGTACTATTGATTTAAATGGCGTTTTGCACGAGTTTAAAATAGGGGAATCGGATCACCCACGAATAAGAGAGATTTACGCAATGGTGGATGAGATGATTATGAAATTAGAGGTAGAAGGTTATGTTGCCAAGACGAATGAGGTGTTGTTTGATATAGATGAAGATGAAAAGGAAACTACGTTGTGGCGACATAGTGAAAAGCTGGCTGTTGCGTTTGGGTTGATTAGCACTTCGTCTGGAACACCGATTAGGGTGACAAAGAATCTAAGGATGTGTGAAGATTGTCATTCGGCGATTAAGCTTGTTTCGTGTGTATACGAGAGGGATATAGTTGTTAGGGATCGGTTGCGGTTTCATCATTTTAGAAATGGGAAGTGTTCATGTAATGATTTTTGGTGA